GAATTGAAGTTTGATGAAGATATTTTTCATGAGTTGCAAGTTGCCCTTACAATGGGGGGAGAATTTACAAATGATACAAAGCAAGCATACAAAGTACCAAGTGGATTGACAGAAAGTAACGAACAAAAGCAAGCACATTTTATATATGCAACTGTTACTGGAAATAAAACGAAAATTTTAGCTGAACCAAAACGAGAATCACGAGTTTTATATGAAGTATCTAATGAAATGGTAAAAGCTTGGATTCCGGAAAAAGTGCAGAATGATGGATATATAAAAGTATCGACAATTAGCGGTAATACTGGATATGTACAAAAAGAGTATGTTTTAACTGATATTAAATATTCTTTCATATTCGAAAAGGATCGTGAAGGTAAATGGAAAATAACGAATATTGATTCTATATGGTAAAAGAGGAAGGTTCACTTTAATGAACCTTCCTCTTTGTTTTTATTCTCTTTTTGAAGTGTATTCCAAGACTCTAAAATTTCTGATGTAACGAGAGCAGCGATGTTTTTCTCTGAATTACTACCAGGAATAACGACAGAAACGGCAATTTGTGGATCTTTGGTAGGAGCATATGCAATGAAAAGAGAATGATTGATCATTCTTGCTTGCTCATTCGGAAAACCTGTAATTCCTGTTTTACCTGCGACGTCAAAGGGCAGCTTTTTAATCTCCTCTATATTTTGACTCATTCCACCTTGCACGACATTCCAAAAGTTCATCGGATAATGATTTGAACTTTCTAAAATGGGTTTAAATTTTTTTGTTTCCTTACCATTTGGACCAATAATAGCACTTACGATGTGAGGTTTATATTTGTCACCTTTATTAGCTAAAGTTGCTGCATATTGAGCAAGTTGAAGAGGAGTGTGTACTTCATTTCCTCCCCAAGAGGCATTTAATAAAGCTGAGATTCCATTTTCAAATTTATTAGATGGATGAAGCTCATATTGTCCGTCTTCTTCAAATGGTAAATCAACCCCCGTTTTAGAACGAAGACCGAATTGCATTAAATAATCGGTCCATATGTTTGCTACTTTTTCTATATTACCATTATTTTCGTTGAATAAAGGTAGTGCTACTTTTGCTGTCATAAATGTGTTAGATGAATTAATGATAGCCTGCCGCGGTGTAATCTCCCCAGTTGGCGTTCCAGGTGCATTCACAATGTTATTTTGATTATCATACTGAAAACTACCCTTATCTAAATAAGTATCTTCAGGTTGAAAGAGCTTTTCGTTTAATCCAATTAAAATAGAAAGTGGCTTTATAGTAGAGGCCATATTTACATAAGATTCACCGTACTTTAATTTTTGAATTGCTTTATTTTGCGAAAGTGATTTAATGTTTTCTTTTCTAGAAGATACATGTGTATTTAATATATTTGGATCAAAAACTACCGAGTTGGCCATAGTTAAAATTGCGCCAGTTTTTGCATCGCTCACTACAGCATAACCAGCTTTAGCATCAGGTGTTTTCTTAATTTGAGATCTTAATGCTTCTTCTGCCTTTTGCTGCAACTCAGAGTCTAAAGCTAGCCGTACATCTTTACCTTTTTGTACTTTTTGAATGTTCCATAAGAACTTTTTATTAGTCAATTTAAAAATAAGAGTTTTACCCGGTTTTCCTTTTAAATCATTTTCATATTGCAGCTCAACCCCACTTTTTCCAACAGGCATATGCTCTGAATTAAGTTCATTTTCCACATAACCAATTACTTGTGAACCAATTTCATGCTTAGGATAATATCGAATCACTTCATCTTTAATTATTACATTATTGGGTTTGTTCTTATTTACGAATGTAAGTTCACTCTCATTTATGTCAGAGTATAACGGTATATCATTCATAGTTGGCTTTTTACAAGATTGTTGTAAGTGTAATTTTATATCTTTTGCAGAAATGTCATGTTGAAACTCGCTTGAAAATTGTTTGAAAAAAGCTAATGTGTTTGATGTATCTAGTTTCGATATCTTTTCATCATTAAAAGTGCAATATAGAGACTTAACTTTCTTATTTGTAGCTAGTATTACCCCATTTTGATCAAGTATTTGTCCTCTTTCGGCTGAAGTAGTTTCGATAGTAATTGAAAAGAAATGGCTTTTAAACAAAATTATTAATATAAAACCTACAATAGAAAGAATCGCTATAAATCTCCACCTTTTTATTTTTGTATGTAACATAAAACCCTCCCTTTTTAGCTTATTCCATATTATAGTTAATTATTTTTTTTGTAAATGTGGAACAACTTTATTATTTAGGTTGTCTATTAAGTATTACAGCATGAAGAAAGGAATAAATAGTATGAAATTTTACTTTTAAGATGGGTCGTTATACAGTGAAGCATTTCTAATGCAAGCGACAAAAATAGAGAGAAAACAAGACAGGAGAGTTTTGAATTACGTAGCAAAACGAAAAGAAATGGATGCTTACAATGGTTTAGTGAAAAAGTCGAATCGATATTTATAATCGGCCATCGTTACGTAATATATAAGCAAATATATGGAGGATTTATGGAAAAGCAAAAAGGAAATAAGAAGACATATATATCTATTCGATTAAATCTAATGTTCCTTTGCATATTTTTATTATTTTCAGCTATTATTATGCAGCTAGGAAAAGTGCAAATCGTAGAGGGAGAGGCTTATAAGAATCAAGTGGAAAACAGTCAAAATGCAACAACTAGTATTCCAGTTCCACGTGGACAAATACTAGATCGAGAAGGAAAAACAGTTGTTAATAATAAATCTCTTCGAACGATTACGTATACAAGGGCAAAGGGAATTACTAGTGAAGATATTTTAAAAACTGCAAAAGACTTGGCAAAAGTACTTGAAATGCCTGAACAAGATATAAACAAATTAACAGATATCGATAAAAAAGATTTTTGGATGCAGTTGAATACGAAACGTGCGGAGACAAAGATTACGAAAAAAGATATAGAAAAGTTTAAAGAAAAAGGTATAGAGGGAAAAGAGTTAGATAAAAAAATAGAAGACTTAAGACGAAGTCGCATTACAGAAGTAGAATTGGCAGAATTAACAGTTCAAGATTTAAAGGTGTTAGCTATTAAAAGTAAAATGAGCTCAGGTTATCAACTGACACCACAAATTATAAAAAAAGATGTAACAAATCAAGAGTATGCACAAATCAGTGAAAATCTTGCGGAGTTTCCTGGGGTAGATGCAACAGTTGATTGGGAGCGCAATTATGTAAATGGTGATTTATTTCGTTCCGTGTTAGGTAATATTACGAGTAGTGAAGAAGGTCTGCCAAAAGAAAATTTAGATTCTTATTTAGTACGCGGATATAACCGTAATGATCGTGTAGGGAAAAGTTATATTGAACAACGATATGAAGATGTGTTACACGGTACAAAAGAAGAAGTGAAAAATATTACAGATAAATCAGGAAATATTATAAACACAGAAATAATTTCTAAAGGAAAAAGTGGTAATAGTTTAACATTAACGATTGATATGGAATTACAAAAGAAAGTGGAAGAAAGTTTAGAGAAAAATTTGAGAGCTTTTAAGAGTTCAGAGCCACTATTGGACCGAGCTTTTGTCGTTATGACGAATCCGAATAATGGACAGATTTTATCTATGGCAGGCAAAAGAATTGTAGAAAAAGAAGGGGAAATGGAAATCGAGGATTTGGCATTAGGTAATATGACAACTTCGTATGAACTAGGGTCAGCTGTAAAA
This Bacillus paramycoides DNA region includes the following protein-coding sequences:
- a CDS encoding peptidoglycan D,D-transpeptidase FtsI family protein, with product MLHTKIKRWRFIAILSIVGFILIILFKSHFFSITIETTSAERGQILDQNGVILATNKKVKSLYCTFNDEKISKLDTSNTLAFFKQFSSEFQHDISAKDIKLHLQQSCKKPTMNDIPLYSDINESELTFVNKNKPNNVIIKDEVIRYYPKHEIGSQVIGYVENELNSEHMPVGKSGVELQYENDLKGKPGKTLIFKLTNKKFLWNIQKVQKGKDVRLALDSELQQKAEEALRSQIKKTPDAKAGYAVVSDAKTGAILTMANSVVFDPNILNTHVSSRKENIKSLSQNKAIQKLKYGESYVNMASTIKPLSILIGLNEKLFQPEDTYLDKGSFQYDNQNNIVNAPGTPTGEITPRQAIINSSNTFMTAKVALPLFNENNGNIEKVANIWTDYLMQFGLRSKTGVDLPFEEDGQYELHPSNKFENGISALLNASWGGNEVHTPLQLAQYAATLANKGDKYKPHIVSAIIGPNGKETKKFKPILESSNHYPMNFWNVVQGGMSQNIEEIKKLPFDVAGKTGITGFPNEQARMINHSLFIAYAPTKDPQIAVSVVIPGSNSEKNIAALVTSEILESWNTLQKENKNKEEGSLK
- a CDS encoding peptidoglycan D,D-transpeptidase FtsI family protein, which translates into the protein MEKQKGNKKTYISIRLNLMFLCIFLLFSAIIMQLGKVQIVEGEAYKNQVENSQNATTSIPVPRGQILDREGKTVVNNKSLRTITYTRAKGITSEDILKTAKDLAKVLEMPEQDINKLTDIDKKDFWMQLNTKRAETKITKKDIEKFKEKGIEGKELDKKIEDLRRSRITEVELAELTVQDLKVLAIKSKMSSGYQLTPQIIKKDVTNQEYAQISENLAEFPGVDATVDWERNYVNGDLFRSVLGNITSSEEGLPKENLDSYLVRGYNRNDRVGKSYIEQRYEDVLHGTKEEVKNITDKSGNIINTEIISKGKSGNSLTLTIDMELQKKVEESLEKNLRAFKSSEPLLDRAFVVMTNPNNGQILSMAGKRIVEKEGEMEIEDLALGNMTTSYELGSAVKGATLLTGYETGAIQPGDQFYDAPMKFKGTQAKKSWNVSGFGNINDLRALQVSSNVYMFQTALKIAGVNYVPNGSLDIKQEAFNTMRYYFKQFGLGVPTGIDLPNEIIGQTRKIDSQPGFLLDFSIGQYDTYTPLQLAQYISTIANGGYRMQPQIVQEIREQSIKEEVGKVIRSIEPVVLNRIDMKTEHIDRIKEGFRWVFQEGDGTGVKHFKNAPYKPAGKTGTAQTVYGGDDPIGRNAKGERMECYNLTLVGYAPYDNPEVAFSVVVPWLHNDKSGINSIIGKEVLDVYFDLKKQRIQGEATSTDNPNQNQ